CCACGTCAGGGGCAGCTCGGTCCGCACCAGATTCTCCGCGCCCTGCCAGCCGCGGCCGCTCCGCCATTGGATCAGCCCGCGTTCTCTGCATTCCCGCAGCACGCCGGCCAGCCACGCTGCGAAGCCCTGCACGCCGCTCCACAGCCGCACCAGCGCCTGCGGATTGTCTTCGAACGCCCGAGCCGACTCCTCCAGCTCCGGCCCCAGCGCGTGTTCGTACAACGCCGCCGCATACGCGCTGGCCGCGTCTTCCGCTTCGAGGCGCGCGTCGTCGAACCACTGTTGCCACGCGGCCTCCGACTCGCCGCCCAGAGCCTTCCCGGCCACGAGATGGAACAGACGTCCGGCCTCCGCTCCGGCCCCGTCGGAGTCCGGCGCGCCCGCCGCCCGCCAGATCTCGCGGCGGATGTCGGATACGGTCACTGCCGCCATGGATGCGTTCTGCAAAGAATCACGCTCCGCGCCGCTCGAAAAGAACCTGCGCAGGGCGCCCGACAGACGCCACGATGTCTGCAGCCTGATCCGCACAGCGCCTCGCCTCCTCGGCCGGGATCCCCAGCCTCTCCGCGGCCTCTTCCACGGTCACCACTTTGCACTCCCGGATCAGCTCCACCAGCGCATCGGCGGACAGCGCCCGCGCATTCGCGCCGGACTCCGCCGCCTCCGTCTCCAGGTCCCGCATCAGCCCGTCCAGTTCCTCCGGCAGCCCGCTCCGCAGCCAGTGCTCGACGAACTCCCGCGTCAGCGTCTCCCCATCGCTGTGCAGATCGCCGGCGGCCGCATCGGCCAGCAGCGTGCGGCAGGCTTCCAGCGCGGCCAGCGTTTCGGCGGAAAGCCGCACCATCCGCGCACCCGCCGCTTCCAGCCTCTCCAGTTCCGCCCGTGTCTTCGGCGCTCTCGCGCTGACGGGCAGCGCCGCCGCCCGCACGACGCGCACCTGGCGGACATCCGGCAAGGACGCCAGCTTTCGCAGCCGCCGCACCGCGCCGCGCATTTCCCTCTGGTTGAAAACAACCACGGCCAGCGTCCGCCCATCCTTTTCGAGCAGCAGATCCACTCCCGCCGGCCGCGGTTCGACCAGCTGCCATCCGGCCAGCGGCGCAAGCCGCCGCAGCCCGTCCAGCAGAAAATCGTTCCCGGGCGCCCCCGCCCTCGGGCGCATCTCCTCCGTTCTGCTGCGCAGCTCCCGCTCCAGAAAAGCCGTCAGGTTCCGGTCCTTCGCCGGAGGCTTGCCCGTCTGAAGCTGTTCGAACAGATCCCGCGCGGCGCTGATCAGCCGCCGCGGCGTGATGGATGGCCCGCGCATCAGCAGGTGGCGCACGGCATACTCGGTGAACGGCCACAGCCTGTCGCCCTGCCGCGCGGGATGCTCGCGCAGCCGCGTCTCCGCGTCGAGCCGCGCCGCCAACAGTTCGCCGGCCTCGGCGTGGTTCAGCGGCAGCAGTTCAATGCGCACCTCGCCCATGCGGTCCAGATCGGCGCGGTGCACGCTGTTTTCGAGCGTGCCGAGGAAGCTCGTCTGCACGCATGTGACCAGCACGATGTTGGAGGTCTCGTCGCGCAACGCAGCCGCCGCCGAGCCGAGCGCCGCCAGGCCGCGCGGGTCCTGCGAGTCCGATTGCATCGCCTCCACCTGATCCAGCGCCAGCAGCACCGGCGACGGCGCCGCCAGCGCGATCAGCTCCTTCAGGATCCGGCGCGCCTCGTCCTCGGCTGACTCTTCCTCATCCGTTCCTTCATCGGAGATGCCCAGCAGCTGCAGCGCTCTGTCAGGCAGACGGTCCCCCTTCAGCCATGCCTCGCATTCCCGCACGTGCCGGGCTTCCCGCCAGCATTGCAGCACGTGCGCCAGCGAAAAGCTGCATGCGTCCTGCAGCCGCTCCCCGGCCCCCGCCAGCAGCCGCTCCAGTTGCGCGGCGCCGTCCGGCAGCCTGTGCAGCAGATCGTCGGCGAATTCCCGCCGCAGGTGCCGCCACAGCGTCTGGGGACCGCATTGCAGGCGGAACCCTGAAAACAGCACCCCCTGTTGCAGGCACCACCGCCTCACCCGGTTCAGCAGGTGCGTCTTCCCGCTGCCGGGTTCGCCGAACAGCAGAATTCCGCATCCGCCCCCGCGCTCCATCGCCGCCACCTCCCGGAAGATTCGCGCCGAGGCGTCCGCGTGGATCCCCGGAACGTCCACCCAGTCCTTGTCCCACGCGTCCCGCGTGATGCCGCTGCGGAACGGGTTCGGAATGCCCTCCAGCTCACGCACGAGCGCTGATGCTGACATAGTACGTCCCGGCTCCATCCGCCACCAGTGCCGCCCTTTCCTCGGCTGTCAGCCTCATCGCGTGATCGTGCGGCGCCATGTAGACGAACTGCTTCCGCAGCAGCTCCAGCGCCGCTGCATCGAACTGCTCTTTCGAGAGGTGCTGCAGCGCCGCGCGCCGTCTCAGCCTTGCCACCGGGTTCGGCGGAGGGCTCTCCTGCTCCAGCCGCAGCAGCTCCGCGAACACTTCCTCCGCCCGCGCCGCTCCGCGCGGTTCGAAGGCCAGGAAGCGCCGGATCTCTTCCTCCCGGATGCCCAGCCGCCGCCACTCCTCGATCAGGCGCTCGAGCACCGGGCGGTAGACGTCGAGCAGGGCGTTCCGGTGCTCGGCGCGGACGCACGCCTCCACTTTCTTTCCGTCGATCCGCAGAGTGTGCAGGATCACGCGCCCCTGGCTGACCAGATCGCCCGCCGCAGCCGCCCAGCGCCCGGCAGGCACGCCCTTCAGGCGCGCCTTCGCCTGCTTCAGCCACTCAGTGCGGAGCATCGCGCGGCTGCCCAGCGTGTCCAGCAGAAGCTCGGGCACGGACTCCGCGGGACTCAGCCGCCACCACGCCGGCGTCTTGCCTGGCCAGACGTGCAGCCGCCGCGAGCGCTCCATCTCCGCCAGACGCTCTCTCAGCGGCTGCGGATCCAGCGTCTTCGGCCACACGGCGGCCAGCAGCTTCTTCTCGGGAACCGGCGCGGCCGCGGTCCGCAATGTCTCTTCCACGCGCTGCGCCGCCTCATCCAGCCAGACATCCAGCGGGCGCACGCTCCACAGGATGCCCTTGCGCGCGGCGGGCAGGCGGTGCGCCAGGCCCTGCGCTTCCAGCTCTGCCAGAGCCTGTTCGATCACGGCCGGTTTCGGCGCCGGCTTCGACGGCCACTGCTTCCGGACCTGCGCCGCCGTCCACAGGCCGGGCGCTTCCGCCAGAAGCGCCGCCACTGCGGCGTGGGACGTCCCGGAACCTCCGCCAGCGCCGTCTGAAAACAGGGGCAGCACGGAATTCACCGCAACTCCTTTTCCAGCATAATGCGCTTTCCCGCCGGCGGCTTTTCCCCCGCCGAACCGCTATACTCTTCAGTTAGCCATGATCCGCACGCGCGCCCATGCCCGCGCCGGCCTGATCGGCAATCCGAGCGACGGGTATTACGGGAAAACCATCTCCCTCATTGTGCGGAATTTCCGCGCCGAGGTCACCCTCTATGAATCTCCGCGGCTCCGCATCGTGGGCGGACACCGCGACCGGCTCGAGTTTCTCGGCGTCGACGATTTTCTCGAAGACGTCCGCCAGAACGGCTATTACGGCGGCGTCCGCCTCATCAAGGCCGCCATCAAGAAATTCAGCGACTGGTGCCGCCGCACCGGCACGCCGCTGGACCGCAATTTCACCATCGAATACGACACTGACATCCCTGTCCGCGTCGGGCTGGCCGGTTCGAGCGCCATCGTCACCGCCACCATCCGCGCCCTGATGCAGTTCTTCGGCGTCGACATCCCCAGGCCCATCCTGCCCAACCTGATCCTCTCGGTGGAACTGGAAGAGCTCCACATCGGGGCCGGCCTGCAGGACCGCGTCATTCAGGTTTACGAAGGCGTCGTCTTCATGGACTTCGACAAGACGCGGATGGAACGCGACGGCCACGGCCTCTACGAGCCGCTCGACCCGGCCCTGCTGCCGCCGCTGTTCGTCGCCTATCACGACAACCTGGCCGAAGGCACGGAACTCACCCACAACGACCTGCGCAGCCGCTACCAGCGCGGCGAGCCCGCCGTCATGGACGCCATCCGCCAGTGGGCCGCATGGGCGCAGGAAGCCCGCGACCTGATCGTGGCCGGCCGCGGCGCCGAAATCGGCCCGCTGCTGAACCAGGCCTTCGACCTCCGCGCGCAGCTCATCCGCATCAGCCCCGGCAACATGGAGCTCGTCCAGCGCGGCCGCGAGCTCGGCGCCTTCACGCAGTTCTGCGGCTCCGGCGGCGCCGTCATCGGCGTCTACGACGGCGACCCGGACAGGCTCGAGCGCCTGCGCGCCTCCTATGCGCAGATGGGCGCGCAGCTCGTCGTGCCCCGCATCCTGCCCTGACTGTATGAGGTGATCCCGATGCAAGTTCGGAAGGCCGTCATCCCCGCCGCCGGCATGGGCACGCGCTTCCTGCCCGCCACCAAGAGCATGCCCAAGGAGATGCTGCCCATCGTCGACAAGCCCGTCCTCCAGTTCGTGCTCGAGGAGGCGGCGGAAAGCGGCATCGAGGATGTCCTCATCATCACCGGGCGCGGCAAGCAGGCCATCGAGAACCACTTCGACTACAACCCGGATCTCGAATTCTTTCTCCGCAACGCAGGCAAAGCCGACCTCGCGGGGCTTGTCCGCGACATCGGCGAGACCGTCCGCATCCACTACATCCGGCAGAAGGAGCAGCTCGGCCTCGGCGACGCCATCCGCCTGGCCCGCCATCACGTCGGGCAGGAGCCCTTCGCCGTTCTGCTCGGCGACACCATCATCGACCCGCCCGCCGGCCAGAAACCCGGGCTCCGCCAGCTGCTCGATGTGTTTGAGCAGGTCCGCTCCAGCATCGTCGCCGTCCACCGCGTGCCCCGCGAGTGGGTCTCCCGCTACGGCGTCGTCGAAGGCGACCCCGAGCCGTTCGACGAAAATCTCCTCCGCCTGCGCCGGCTGGTCGAAAAGCCCAAACCCGAGGAAGCGCCCAGCAACCTCGCCATCGCCGGCCGCTATGTGTTCACTCCCGAGATCTTCGACACGCTCGACTGCACGCCGCGCGGGGTCGGCGGCGAGATCCAGCTCACCGACGCCATGAACCAGCTCGCCAGCGACGAGCCCGTCTTCGCCCTCGCCTGGCAGGCGCGCCGCTTCGACATTGGAAACCGGCTGGAATACGCCAAGTGCTTCGTCGAGTTCGCCTTGCGCCGCGCCGACACGGGTCCCGAGCTCCGCGCCTACATTGGCAGCCTTCTGGCCGGCGGCGCGGGGCCGCTGCTATAATGAAAAACGTCCGTCCCAAGGGCGGACGTGTGTCGGCTCCTGCGTCTGCACGCGGCGTTCGCTGCGTGCTCCTGCACCCAGATCGATCCGGTTTCCATGGGGCGGCGGAAAGCGCAGGCGTGTTTGCGCGGCGTTTGAACCAATGTTCGATACCCTGAGCGACAAACTCCAGCGGGTTTTCAAAAACCTGCGGGGCGAAGGCAGGCTGACGGCCGAGAACATGGACGCGGCCCTCAAGGAGATCCGTGTGGCTCTCCTCGAAGCCGACGTCCACTTCAAGGTCGTCAAGGCTTTCATCGAAGCCGTCCGCGCCAAGGCCATGGGCCAGGAAGTGCTGACCGCGCTCTCCCCTGCCCAGCAGGTCATCAAGATCGTCCGCGACGAACTGGTTCACATCCTCGGCTCGCACGCGTCGCGCATCCGGACCGCCAACCAGCCGCCCACCATCCTGATGATTGTCGGCCTGCAGGGCTCCGGCAAAACGACGACGACGGCCAAGCTGGCCCGCCACCTCGGGAAAAACGGCCATCGCCCGCTGATGGTTTCGGTCGACGTTTACCGCCCGGCGGCGCGCGAGCAGCTCGCCGTTCTCGCCCGCAACCTGTCCATTCCGGTCTTCGAGGGCAATCCCGGCGAGAAGCCCCTGGATCTGGCCCGCGGCGCGAAGCGCGAAGCCGAAATCACCGGGCGCGACATCGTCCTCATCGACACCGCCGGGCGCCTGCATATCGACGAAGAGCTGATGGTCGAACTGGAGGAGCTCAAGAACGCCCTCCATCCCACGGAAATCCTCTTCGTCGCCGACGCCATGACCGGCCAGGACGCGGTCCGCAGCGCCGAGGAGTTCCACAAGCGGCTCGGCATCACCGGCGTCATCCTCACCAAGATGGACGGCGACGCCCGCGGCGGCGCGGCTCTCTCCATCCGCCACATCACCGGGCAGCCGCTCAAGTTCGTCGGCACGGGCGAGAAGCCCGACGCGCTCGAGCCCTTCCATCCGGACCGCATCGCCAACCGCATCCTCGGCATGGGCGACGTGCTCAGCTTCATCGAGAAAGTCGAACAGGCGGTCGACCAGAAGCAGGCCGAGAAAATGCAGCGCAAGCTGCTGGAAGACGAGTTTACGCTGGAAGATTTCCGCGATCAGCTCAAACAGCTCCGCAAGCTCGGCTCGCTCGAGTCCATTCTCGGCATGATGCCGCAGATCGGTCCGCTGAAGGAGCTGAAAAACGCAAAAATCGACGAGAAAGAGTTCACCCGCATCGTGGCCATCATCGATTCGATGACGCCTCAGGAGCGGGCCAACCACATGCTGATCAACGGCAGCCGCCGCCGCCGCATCGCCCGCGGCAGCGGCACTTCCGTCCAGGATGTGAACAACCTGCTGAAACAGTATTCGCAGGCCCGGAAAATGATGAAATCCATGTCCGGCAGCCTGCTCGGGAAAAAACCCGGGAAGTTCAAGCTGCCGTTCCCCAATCCGTTCGGCATGTAACGGAGGACGGCGGAGAGATTTTCAGGAGAAAAACACGATGTTGATGATCCGGCTGGCGCGATTCGGCGCCAAGAAAAAGCCCACCTACCGGGTAGTGGTGATCGAGAAGGACCGCGCCCGCGACTCGAAGGCCATTGAAGTCGTCGGCCATTACAACCCCGTGGCTGATCCGGCGGTGGTCGAGCTGAAGCACGACCGCATCGAGCACTGGATCCGCTGCGGCGCCCAGCTTTCCGACACCGTCGCCCGGCTGCTGAAGAAGCATCCCGCCCCGGCTGCGGAACAGCCCGTCGCCTGAGCCTCCTGCGGCCTGGCGCGGCGGCGGCTATCCCCTGAAATCCGTTCGTGCTAGGATCGAGGCAGAAAGAGGTCCTCGCGATGGCTGGCATCAAGGAACTGGTCGAGGAAATTGCGAAAGCTCTGGTGGACAACCCGGACGAGGTGCGCGTTCGCGAGGTGCAGGGCGAGCAGGTGACTGTGCTCGAATTGCGGGTGGCGCCGGAAGATCTCGGCAAAGTCATCGGAAAACAGGGCCGCACGGCGCGTTCGATCCGCACCCTCCTGGGTGCTGCCGGGATGAAATTGAACCGGCGTTTTACGCTGGAAATTCTGGAATAAATGCGCGAATCCCGCGCGGATTCCTCTCGCTGGGTTTCCGTCGTCCGCTTCGGACGGCCCAGAGGGCTGCGCGGCGAAATCTTCGGCGACGTCTGGAATCCTCCGGAAACCTACGCCTGGCTGAAACGGGTCTGGATCCGGAACCGCGAGGGCGGGTTTCTGTCCGAGGGCAGGCCCGTCGAAGTGATCGAGGCGCGCCCGTTCCGCGGACGGCTGATTCTGCGGCTCGCCGGCATCGATTCGGTCGATGCTGCGCGCGAACTGTCCGGCTGCGAAGCCGTGGTTCCCCGCTCGGAACTCCCGCCGCTGCCGGAAGGCGAGTTTTACCTGTCGGATCTGACCGGCTGCGCGGTCTTCGACCGCCGCTCCGGCGCCCGCGTGGGCGCGGTGACCGGCTGGCAGGATTTCGGCGGGGCGATTTTGCTGGAAATGGAACCGGAGGGCGGCGCCCCGGCCGGTCCGGTCTGGATCCCGTTTACCCGGTCCATCTGCGTGGAAATCCAGCCGGAAATGGGCCGTCTGGTGATCGATCCTCCGGAGGGATTGCTGGAACTGAACCGGCCGGACGCCCCCGGCCCCGAGCCTGACGATGACCTTTCACGTGCTGACCATCTTCCCGGAGTTTTTCCGCGGCCCGTTCGAGCACGGCGTCGTCGCCCGGGCTCTCAAGGCCGGCCTCGTCGGAATCCGCATCCATAACCTCCGGGACTGGACCCACGACTTCCACCGCACCGTCGACGACCGCCCCTTCGGCGGCGGCGCCGGCATGGTGCTGAAGCCGGAACCCCTGTTCGACGCCGTCGAGTCCATCTTCCCCGCCCGCGATCCCGCCCGCCACCGCGTCGTGCTCCTGTCGGCTCAGGGCCGCCTGTTCTCGCAGCCGGATGCCCGCCGGCTGGCCGGGTTCGACGAGGTTCTGCTCATCTGCGGCCGCTACGAAGGGGTGGACGAGCGCGTCAGCCAGCATCTGGCCGACGAGGAGCTCTCGATCGGCAACTACGTTCTCAGCGGGGGCGAACTCGCCGCCGCGGTCGTCATCGACGCCGTGGCGCGCCTCGTCCCCGGCGTGCTCGGCAATGAAGAATCGCCCGAGATGGAATCGTTCTCCTCGCCGCAGGGCGAAGAGTTCCCCCTCGGCATCCTCGATTGCCCGCACTACACCCGCCCGGCCGTCTTCCGCGGCTGGCGCGTGCCCGATGTCCTCCTCGGCGGCAATCACGCCGAGATCCGCAGGTGGCGCCTCCAGGCCGCCCTGGAAAAGACCCGGCGGATGCGCCCGGATCTGCTGGAGAAACAGGCCTCAGCCCCGTTTTCCCGGCCGTCCGGCGGAGACCCTCCCGAATGTGACAACATAGAAAAAAGAAGCGAAGAGTAAGGAATCCGTCCCATGATCAGCCCGTACCTGAGCAAAGTCATCAACAAGTACAAGCGGACCGATCTGCCCGAGATCCGCATCGGCGACACCGTGCGCGTCCACGTCAAGATCAAGGAAGGCGACAAGGAGCGTCTCCAGGCCTTCGAGGGCACCGTCATCGCGCGCAAGAACAGCGGCCTCGGCGAAACCATCACCGTCCGCAAGATCAGCTTCGGCCAGGGCGTCGAGCGCATCTTCCCCCTCAACGCGCCCGTCATCGACCACATCGACGTCGTCCGCAGCGGACGCGTCCGCCGGGCCAAGCTCTACTACCTGCGCAACCTCCGCGGCAAGGCCGCCCGCCTGCGCGAGCGCGAACAGTAAGGCCGGGGCTCGCCGCCCATGCGCTGCACCACACAGCTGGAACAGCGCTTGCGGCGGGAAGGTTTCTCCTCCATCGCCGGCGTCGACGAAGCGGGCCGGGGATGCCTCTTCGGCCCCGTCTTCGCCGCCGCCGTCATCCTCGATCCCGGCCGCCCCATCGAAGGTCTCGCCGACAGCAAGACCCTCTCTCCAGAGCGGCGCAGCGAATTGGCCGGGCTCATCCGCGAGCGCTCCATCTCCTGGTCCGTGGCCTCCGCCTCCGCCGAAGAAATCGACCGCATCAACATCCGCGAGGCCTCGCGCCTCGCCATGCGGCGGGCCGTCGCAGGGCTCTCTCCGCCGTGCGATTATCTTCTTGTGGATGCGTTGCAGATCGACTGGCCGGTCCCGCAGCAGGCCCTCATCAGAGGCGACGCCCGTGTGGCCTCCATCGCCGCCGCCTCCATCCTCGCCAAGACGGCTCGTGATGCCCTGATGACCGAGCTCGACGCCAGGTTTCCCGGCTACGGTCTCGCCCGCCACAAAGGCTACGGCACCGCCGAGCACCTCGACGCGTTGCGGCGCCTGGGACCGACGCCCCTCCACCGCCGCAGCTTCGCCCCGGTTCTGGAGGCTCTGCAGGGCGTTCTATGAGCTCTCCCCAGCCCCTCCAGGCGTCCCAGTCCGCCCGCGGCAACGGGCTCTCCTGGTTCGACAAGTTCTCCTACGTCATCTTCTGCCTGTTCACCCTCGAAGTCGGCCTGTTCCTGCTCATCTACCCGTGGATGAACCCCATCTGGTCGCAGAACTTCCTTTTCCACCTCTCGCCGGAGCTGCATCCGCTCTTCATGAGCAACTACTTCCGCGGCGCCGTCAGCGGCCTCGGCGTGCTCAACCTCTACATCAGCGCCGCCCACACGCTCCGCCTTCGGCAAGTGCTCTTCCGCCGCTGAGCCTGCCTCAGGCGGCCGTGTAACTGCCTGCCCCGGCTCTGAAGCACAGCCCGCGCCCCCCCTCGGCCGGCTCCACGCGCACCACTTCCCCCGGCCGCGCCAGCCGTTCCAGCACCACCCTTGCCAGCGGCTGGATCACGTGCCGGTGCATCGTCCGCTTCAGCTCCCGCGCCCCGTACTCGGCGCTCGTGCCCCGCTCCAGCAGAAACTGCCGCGCCTCCTCGGTCAGCGACAGCCGGAACGCCCCCTCTCCCAGCCGCCCCGCCAGATGCTGGTGCAGCTCCTCCAGCTGCAGATCCAGAATCCTCTCGAACGCCTCCCGGTCCAGCGGCCGGTAGGTCAGGATCCGGTCGATCCGGTTGACGAACTCCGGCGAGAACCGCTTCTTCACCGCGCCCAGAGCCACCCGCTCCAGCCCCCGCCCGGCGTCCTGCAGCGGCGCCGCGCTCGCCAGCCCGAACCGCTGCCGCGTCTGCTTCGCCATCTCCCGCGCGCCCAGGTTCGACGTCAGGAAGATCAGGCTCCGCTCGAAGTTCACCGTCGTGTTGTCTCCCAGCTTCAGCGTGGCCTTGTCGAGCACGCCCAGCAGCAGCCGTCCCAGCGACGCCGCCGCCTTCTCGATCTCATCGAACAGGACGATCGACAGGTTCGACCGCTCGCTGGCCACCGCGTTCAGCTTCGTCTGCGTCAGCATCGGCTGCGTCTCGCGATGGCCGATGTAGCCCGGCGGCGCGCCGATCAGCCGCGCCGTCTCATGCTCGAGCTGAAACTCGCCGCAATCGATCCGGAGCACGTTCCGCTCGCTCCCGTGCAGCGCCTCGGCCAGCGCCTCCACCGTGCGCGTCTTCCCCGTCCCCGTCGGTCCCAGCAGCAGGAACACGCCCACCGGACGCCCTGCCGGCGCCAGTCCGGCCTCGAACAGCTCCACATAGGGGACAATGGCCCGGATCGCCTCCTCCTGCCCCACAATCCGCCGCAGCAGGCGGTGGGTCAGCTGACTCGGTTCAGCCGGCTGGATGTCCCTCCGGATTGGAACAACAGGGGCTCGCATGCGCGCCTCTCACCTCCGCGCGCATTCTATAGGCGCTCTCCAAGCGCGGGGCCTCGTTTTCCTCGCCGGAGCCAGGCCAGGCCGGACGCACCTGCCCGTGTCAAGTCTCCAGAAATGAATGAATTGCGTCCAGAATCCGCCCGCTCGCCCGCCCGTCGCCAAAAGGATTGCGAACTCGTGTGAACGCCTCCCGCGCTTCGGCCGAATCCAGCAGCCGCCCCGCCTCGGCCACAATCCTTTCCGGGTCCGTCCCCACCAGCACCGCCGCTCCCGCTTCCACGGCTTCCTGCCGTTCCGTCTTCTCCCGCATCACCAGGATCGGCTTGCCGAACGACGGTCCCTCTTCCTGCACCCCGCCCGAGTCCGTCAGCAGGATGTCGGCACGCCGCATCAGGTCGACGAACGGAACGTAGTCCAGCGGCTTGATCAGCCGTACGCCATCCACCCCGGCGAGCATCCGTTCCACCACCCCCCGCACGTTGGGATTCGGGTGCACCGGATAGACGATCTCCACGTCTCCGCGCGCCGCCAGCCTCCGCACCGCCTCGCAGATCCGCACGAATCCTTCGCCGAAGCTCTCCCGCCGGTGCGCCGTCATCAGGATCAGCTTCCGTCCCGCCGCCGGAATCTCTCCATCGAAGCCCGCCCACTCGCCCTTCTCCAGCCGCTCCCGCACGTACAGCAGCGCATCGATCCCCGTGTTGCCCGTCACGAAGATCCGTTCCCCGGCCACGCCTTCCCGCCGCAGGTTCTCCGCCGCCCGCTCCGTCGGCGCGAAATGCAGCGCCGCCAGCCGCCCCGTCAGCACCCGGTTCATCTCCTCGGGAAACGGCTGCGCCACGTCCCCTGTCCGCAAGCCCGCCTCGACATGCCCCACGGGGATCCGCCGGTTGAATCCCGCCAGCGCGCCCGCGAACGTCGTGGTCGTGTCCCCCTGCACCAGGATGAAGTCCGGCTGTTCTTCGACGAGCACGGGATCCAGCCGCTCGAGAATCCGCGCCGCCAGCAGGCTCAGCGGCTGATTGGCCGCCATCACGTCCAGATCCCGGTCCGGCTCGATGCCGAACCGCTCGAGCATCGCGTCCAGCATCTCCCGGTGCTGCGCCGTCACGCACACGCGCGTGTCGAACTCCGCCCGCCGGCGCGCTTCCAGAATCACCGGGCACAGCTTCACCGCCTCAGGCCGGGTCC
This DNA window, taken from Bryobacteraceae bacterium, encodes the following:
- a CDS encoding UTP--glucose-1-phosphate uridylyltransferase; translation: MQVRKAVIPAAGMGTRFLPATKSMPKEMLPIVDKPVLQFVLEEAAESGIEDVLIITGRGKQAIENHFDYNPDLEFFLRNAGKADLAGLVRDIGETVRIHYIRQKEQLGLGDAIRLARHHVGQEPFAVLLGDTIIDPPAGQKPGLRQLLDVFEQVRSSIVAVHRVPREWVSRYGVVEGDPEPFDENLLRLRRLVEKPKPEEAPSNLAIAGRYVFTPEIFDTLDCTPRGVGGEIQLTDAMNQLASDEPVFALAWQARRFDIGNRLEYAKCFVEFALRRADTGPELRAYIGSLLAGGAGPLL
- the ffh gene encoding signal recognition particle protein, whose translation is MFDTLSDKLQRVFKNLRGEGRLTAENMDAALKEIRVALLEADVHFKVVKAFIEAVRAKAMGQEVLTALSPAQQVIKIVRDELVHILGSHASRIRTANQPPTILMIVGLQGSGKTTTTAKLARHLGKNGHRPLMVSVDVYRPAAREQLAVLARNLSIPVFEGNPGEKPLDLARGAKREAEITGRDIVLIDTAGRLHIDEELMVELEELKNALHPTEILFVADAMTGQDAVRSAEEFHKRLGITGVILTKMDGDARGGAALSIRHITGQPLKFVGTGEKPDALEPFHPDRIANRILGMGDVLSFIEKVEQAVDQKQAEKMQRKLLEDEFTLEDFRDQLKQLRKLGSLESILGMMPQIGPLKELKNAKIDEKEFTRIVAIIDSMTPQERANHMLINGSRRRRIARGSGTSVQDVNNLLKQYSQARKMMKSMSGSLLGKKPGKFKLPFPNPFGM
- the rpsP gene encoding 30S ribosomal protein S16, whose amino-acid sequence is MLMIRLARFGAKKKPTYRVVVIEKDRARDSKAIEVVGHYNPVADPAVVELKHDRIEHWIRCGAQLSDTVARLLKKHPAPAAEQPVA
- a CDS encoding UPF0109 protein — protein: MAGIKELVEEIAKALVDNPDEVRVREVQGEQVTVLELRVAPEDLGKVIGKQGRTARSIRTLLGAAGMKLNRRFTLEILE
- the trmD gene encoding tRNA (guanine-N(1)-)-methyltransferase; amino-acid sequence: MTFHVLTIFPEFFRGPFEHGVVARALKAGLVGIRIHNLRDWTHDFHRTVDDRPFGGGAGMVLKPEPLFDAVESIFPARDPARHRVVLLSAQGRLFSQPDARRLAGFDEVLLICGRYEGVDERVSQHLADEELSIGNYVLSGGELAAAVVIDAVARLVPGVLGNEESPEMESFSSPQGEEFPLGILDCPHYTRPAVFRGWRVPDVLLGGNHAEIRRWRLQAALEKTRRMRPDLLEKQASAPFSRPSGGDPPECDNIEKRSEE
- the rplS gene encoding 50S ribosomal protein L19 translates to MISPYLSKVINKYKRTDLPEIRIGDTVRVHVKIKEGDKERLQAFEGTVIARKNSGLGETITVRKISFGQGVERIFPLNAPVIDHIDVVRSGRVRRAKLYYLRNLRGKAARLREREQ
- the rnhB gene encoding ribonuclease HII, giving the protein MRCTTQLEQRLRREGFSSIAGVDEAGRGCLFGPVFAAAVILDPGRPIEGLADSKTLSPERRSELAGLIRERSISWSVASASAEEIDRINIREASRLAMRRAVAGLSPPCDYLLVDALQIDWPVPQQALIRGDARVASIAAASILAKTARDALMTELDARFPGYGLARHKGYGTAEHLDALRRLGPTPLHRRSFAPVLEALQGVL
- the wecB gene encoding UDP-N-acetylglucosamine 2-epimerase, with translation MKKPRILFVFGTRPEAVKLCPVILEARRRAEFDTRVCVTAQHREMLDAMLERFGIEPDRDLDVMAANQPLSLLAARILERLDPVLVEEQPDFILVQGDTTTTFAGALAGFNRRIPVGHVEAGLRTGDVAQPFPEEMNRVLTGRLAALHFAPTERAAENLRREGVAGERIFVTGNTGIDALLYVRERLEKGEWAGFDGEIPAAGRKLILMTAHRRESFGEGFVRICEAVRRLAARGDVEIVYPVHPNPNVRGVVERMLAGVDGVRLIKPLDYVPFVDLMRRADILLTDSGGVQEEGPSFGKPILVMREKTERQEAVEAGAAVLVGTDPERIVAEAGRLLDSAEAREAFTRVRNPFGDGRASGRILDAIHSFLET